A DNA window from Ornithinimicrobium humiphilum contains the following coding sequences:
- a CDS encoding pseudouridine synthase — MNDGRNSGGSGRGRSPQGGGRSGGNRSGGGGKGGAGRTGGGRGGGSGRPSRRSLDGGTAGPRRAGASRPPRGRQQPPGPSTQVDVHDPEGVRLQKLLASAGFGSRRACEKLIADGRVQVDGQVVRELGVRVDASRQVVHVDGDRVVLDTDKVYLAFNKPAGVVSTMDDDEGRPCLADYVGHLSQRLFHVGRLDFDTEGLLLLTNDGDLAHRLQHPAYGIPKTYVAQVHGVVGRDVGRQLRDGVELEDGLARADSFKLVDSLPGHSIVEIVIHEGRKHIVRRMMDEVGFPVEMLARTQVGPVRLGELRPGRYRALAAEEVAQLYRAAGL, encoded by the coding sequence ATGAACGACGGACGCAACTCGGGCGGCTCGGGCCGCGGCAGGAGCCCGCAGGGCGGGGGCCGCTCCGGCGGCAACCGCTCCGGCGGGGGCGGCAAGGGCGGCGCCGGCCGCACCGGCGGCGGTCGCGGGGGTGGTTCGGGCCGACCCTCGCGCCGCTCCCTCGACGGCGGCACCGCCGGGCCCCGACGGGCCGGGGCCTCCCGCCCGCCGCGCGGCCGCCAGCAGCCCCCCGGCCCCTCGACCCAGGTCGACGTCCACGACCCCGAGGGCGTGCGCCTGCAGAAGCTGCTCGCCTCCGCCGGCTTCGGCAGCCGCCGCGCCTGCGAGAAGCTCATCGCCGACGGCCGCGTGCAGGTCGACGGCCAGGTCGTGCGCGAGCTCGGCGTGCGCGTCGACGCCTCGCGCCAGGTCGTGCACGTCGACGGCGACCGCGTCGTGCTCGACACCGACAAGGTCTACCTCGCCTTCAACAAGCCGGCCGGCGTGGTCTCGACCATGGACGACGACGAGGGCCGCCCGTGCCTGGCCGACTACGTCGGGCACCTCTCGCAGCGCCTCTTCCACGTCGGTCGTCTCGACTTCGACACCGAGGGCCTGCTGCTGCTCACCAACGACGGTGACCTCGCCCACCGGTTGCAGCACCCCGCCTACGGCATCCCCAAGACCTACGTCGCGCAGGTGCACGGCGTGGTCGGCAGGGACGTCGGGCGCCAGCTGCGCGACGGCGTCGAGCTCGAGGACGGCCTGGCCAGGGCCGACTCCTTCAAGCTCGTCGACTCGCTGCCCGGCCACTCGATCGTCGAGATCGTCATCCACGAGGGCCGCAAGCACATCGTGCGCCGGATGATGGACGAGGTCGGCTTCCCGGTCGAGATGCTCGCCCGCACGCAGGTCGGCCCGGTCCGTCTCGGTGAGCTGCGTCCCGGGCGCTACCGGGCGCTGGCGGCCGAGGAGGTCGCCCAGCTCTACCGCGCCGCCGGTCTCTGA
- a CDS encoding CDP-alcohol phosphatidyltransferase family protein, whose protein sequence is MTTGTGEAPQTRRDDPVPSVSARVLTVPNVLSVIRLVGVPVYLWLLVAGEIGWAGLLLVLSGVTDYLDGKIARHYGLVTRLGQLLDPIADRLYIAATLLSLAWISVIPWWLVALLVARDALMASMYPVVRHHRLPIPPVHFVGKMATFNLLAAFPLLLFGELEGWWQTPALAAGWALVWWGAALYWVTGCIYLWQLRSMIRQRRAGAGV, encoded by the coding sequence ATGACCACGGGCACGGGGGAGGCTCCGCAGACCCGGCGGGACGATCCCGTCCCGTCGGTGAGCGCCCGCGTCCTGACCGTGCCCAACGTCCTGAGCGTCATCCGCCTCGTCGGGGTGCCGGTCTACCTGTGGCTGCTGGTCGCCGGCGAGATCGGCTGGGCCGGCCTGCTCCTCGTCCTCTCCGGCGTCACCGACTACCTCGACGGCAAGATCGCCCGGCACTACGGCCTCGTGACGCGCCTGGGTCAGCTGCTCGACCCGATCGCCGACCGCCTCTACATCGCCGCGACGCTGCTCAGCCTGGCCTGGATCTCGGTCATCCCGTGGTGGCTGGTCGCCCTCCTGGTCGCCCGCGACGCCCTCATGGCCTCGATGTACCCCGTGGTGCGGCACCACCGGCTGCCCATCCCGCCGGTGCACTTCGTCGGCAAGATGGCGACCTTCAACCTGCTCGCGGCCTTCCCGCTGCTGCTCTTCGGCGAGCTCGAGGGCTGGTGGCAGACGCCGGCGCTGGCCGCCGGCTGGGCCCTGGTGTGGTGGGGCGCGGCGCTCTACTGGGTCACCGGCTGCATCTACCTGTGGCAGCTGCGCTCGATGATCCGCCAGCGCCGCGCCGGGGCAGGGGTATGA
- the cmk gene encoding (d)CMP kinase, with protein MPDSPITIAIDGPSGSGKSSVSKAVARHLGLGYLDTGAMYRALAWWCLERGLDLTDSAAVATAARELPLLMRTDPDAASVAVEGTDVTEAIRETRISTQVSAVATNLDVRAELRRRQRELIEQLRTERGGVVVEGRDITTVVAPDAEHRILVTASEEARLARRAAELHGGTAAEHLAATRDQIVRRDRDDATVSAFFEPADGVTGLDTSELTFEESVRAVLDLVAGRVAPPTPVPQEHR; from the coding sequence GTGCCTGACTCCCCGATCACCATCGCCATCGACGGTCCCAGCGGTTCGGGCAAGTCGTCGGTCTCCAAGGCGGTCGCCCGGCACCTCGGCCTCGGCTACCTCGACACCGGCGCCATGTACCGCGCCCTGGCGTGGTGGTGCCTCGAGCGTGGGCTTGACCTCACGGACTCCGCCGCGGTGGCCACCGCCGCCCGCGAGCTGCCGCTGCTGATGCGCACCGACCCCGACGCGGCCTCCGTGGCCGTCGAGGGCACGGACGTCACCGAGGCCATCCGGGAGACCCGGATCAGCACCCAGGTGTCGGCCGTGGCCACCAACCTCGACGTGCGGGCCGAGCTGCGTCGCCGCCAGCGCGAGCTGATCGAGCAGCTGCGCACCGAGCGCGGCGGCGTCGTGGTCGAGGGCCGTGACATCACGACCGTCGTCGCCCCCGACGCCGAGCACCGGATCCTCGTGACCGCCTCCGAGGAGGCCCGTCTGGCCCGCCGCGCCGCCGAGCTGCACGGCGGCACCGCGGCCGAGCACCTCGCCGCCACCCGTGACCAGATCGTCCGCCGCGACCGTGACGACGCCACGGTCAGCGCCTTCTTCGAACCCGCCGACGGCGTCACCGGCCTCGACACCTCAGAGCTGACCTTCGAGGAGTCGGTCCGGGCCGTGTTGGACCTCGTCGCCGGCCGCGTCGCACCCCCTACCCCCGTACCCCAGGAGCACCGATGA
- a CDS encoding FHA domain-containing protein has translation MSDRDREHHDFGTDPATARIPHGGDLPPADYTFDDETPRLSAEDQRTVDALRPGTALLIVLRGPNTGARFLLDADEVSSGRHPSSDIFLDDVTVSRRHAVFVRDPEGYVVRDVGSLNGTYVNRQRIDEAVLHQGDEVQIGKFRLVYYLGRP, from the coding sequence GTGAGCGACCGCGACCGCGAGCACCACGACTTCGGCACCGACCCGGCCACCGCGCGGATCCCGCACGGCGGGGACCTGCCGCCGGCCGACTACACCTTCGACGACGAGACCCCGCGGCTCTCGGCCGAGGACCAGCGCACCGTCGACGCGCTGCGGCCCGGCACCGCCCTGCTCATCGTGCTGCGTGGTCCCAACACCGGTGCACGCTTCCTCCTGGACGCCGACGAGGTCTCCTCCGGCCGCCACCCCAGCAGCGACATCTTCCTCGACGACGTCACCGTCTCGCGCCGGCACGCGGTCTTCGTCCGCGACCCCGAGGGGTATGTCGTGCGCGACGTCGGCTCGCTCAACGGCACCTACGTCAACCGCCAGCGCATCGACGAGGCCGTCCTGCACCAGGGCGACGAGGTCCAGATCGGCAAGTTCCGCCTCGTCTACTACCTCGGGCGCCCGTGA
- a CDS encoding SufE family protein, which produces MTAGDDTRAALPAPLAELAEDFHAVSEKDRLQLLLELSQELPALPERYAGHLDQMERVDECQSPVFLAVEVADDPEQTVSLYFDAPAEAPTTRGFAGILHEGLDGLPAEEVLGVPDDAPYRFGLAEAVSPLRMRGMVGMLGRIKRQVRMRREALSLGGGA; this is translated from the coding sequence ATGACGGCCGGGGACGACACCCGCGCCGCGCTGCCCGCCCCGCTGGCCGAGCTGGCCGAGGACTTCCACGCCGTCTCGGAGAAGGACCGCCTCCAGCTGCTGCTGGAGCTGAGCCAGGAGCTGCCCGCCCTGCCGGAGCGCTACGCCGGCCACCTCGACCAGATGGAGCGCGTCGACGAGTGCCAGTCACCCGTCTTCCTCGCGGTCGAGGTCGCCGACGACCCGGAGCAGACGGTCTCGCTCTACTTCGACGCGCCCGCCGAGGCGCCGACGACGCGCGGCTTCGCGGGCATCCTGCACGAGGGGCTCGACGGCCTGCCGGCCGAGGAGGTCCTCGGGGTGCCCGACGACGCGCCCTACCGCTTCGGCCTGGCCGAGGCGGTCTCCCCGCTGCGGATGCGCGGGATGGTGGGCATGCTCGGGCGCATCAAGCGCCAGGTCCGGATGCGCCGGGAGGCGCTGAGCCTCGGAGGAGGGGCATGA
- a CDS encoding MerR family transcriptional regulator, with protein sequence MSAGADAPGTQAGTGHEPRPSQGVLFTQDIPALDETIGYRGPTACGAAGVTYRQLDYWARTGLLEPSVRNPSGSGTQRLYSFRDILVLKIIKRLLDTGVSLQQIRVAVTALRERGVEDLARITLMSDGASVYECTSDDEVIDLVRGGQGVFGIAVGSVWREVEGQLAELPSERAGEPVAEHPSDELSARRRARRTS encoded by the coding sequence GTGAGCGCAGGCGCTGACGCCCCCGGCACGCAGGCCGGCACCGGGCACGAGCCCCGGCCCTCCCAGGGGGTCCTCTTCACGCAGGACATCCCCGCCCTCGACGAGACCATCGGCTACCGCGGCCCCACCGCCTGCGGGGCGGCGGGCGTGACCTACCGCCAGCTCGACTACTGGGCCCGCACGGGCCTGCTCGAGCCCTCCGTCCGCAACCCCAGCGGGTCGGGCACCCAGCGCCTCTACTCCTTCCGCGACATCCTCGTCCTCAAGATCATCAAGCGCCTCCTCGACACCGGGGTGTCGCTGCAGCAGATCCGCGTCGCGGTGACGGCGCTGCGCGAGCGCGGCGTGGAGGACCTCGCCCGCATCACCCTCATGAGCGACGGCGCGAGCGTCTACGAGTGCACGAGCGACGACGAGGTCATCGACCTGGTCCGTGGCGGCCAGGGCGTCTTCGGCATCGCGGTCGGCAGCGTCTGGCGCGAGGTGGAGGGCCAGCTCGCCGAGCTGCCCAGCGAGCGGGCCGGCGAGCCCGTCGCCGAGCACCCCTCCGACGAGCTCTCGGCCCGCCGTCGCGCCCGCCGCACCTCCTGA
- a CDS encoding small basic family protein — MIPILGLVIGIAIGLVVSPEVPLWLQPYLPIAVIAALDAVFGATRAALEGIFNDRVFVISFLSNVVVAALIVFLGNQLGVGAQLSTGVVVVLGLRIFSNVAAIRRHLLGA, encoded by the coding sequence ATGATCCCCATCCTCGGACTCGTGATCGGCATCGCGATCGGCCTGGTCGTCAGCCCCGAGGTGCCGCTGTGGCTGCAGCCCTACCTGCCGATCGCCGTGATCGCCGCGCTCGACGCCGTCTTCGGCGCGACCCGGGCCGCCCTGGAGGGCATCTTCAACGACCGCGTCTTCGTCATCTCCTTCCTGTCCAACGTGGTCGTGGCCGCGCTTATCGTCTTCCTCGGCAACCAGCTCGGTGTCGGGGCGCAGCTGTCGACGGGCGTCGTGGTCGTGCTCGGCCTGCGGATCTTCTCCAACGTGGCGGCGATCCGGCGCCACCTGCTGGGGGCCTGA
- a CDS encoding DUF881 domain-containing protein: MRFPRAGQARRDPDPAASMALLNQVLDPPVGPGYSSAAEAREAAGLPRSSGFATPLMFVTALAFGVLLTVSALTLRVPDPVAAETRAQLVTRIEAAEAAGDDLRERVETLRAELLELEQAQTLPQGSAGEGGIAAAGLQVGAAAVQGPGVLITLQDAVPEAAGPGERPRAERVNARDIQLVVNRLWSAGAEAISVNGHRLTSTSAIRYAGEAIIVDFRGLAPPYEIRAIGDPERLAEETSRGMTGAYLSELRSQLGIRSEVGAQEQITIGAAERLTTRVGRVPEQQTSEDTR; encoded by the coding sequence ATGAGGTTCCCCCGCGCCGGGCAGGCCCGCCGCGACCCCGACCCCGCGGCGTCCATGGCCCTGCTCAACCAGGTCCTCGACCCGCCCGTGGGGCCGGGCTACAGCTCGGCCGCGGAGGCGCGCGAGGCGGCCGGGCTGCCCCGGTCCTCCGGCTTCGCCACGCCGCTGATGTTCGTCACCGCCCTCGCGTTCGGGGTGCTCCTCACGGTCTCGGCGCTGACCCTGCGCGTGCCCGACCCCGTTGCGGCGGAGACCCGTGCCCAGCTCGTCACCCGCATCGAGGCGGCCGAGGCCGCCGGCGACGACCTGCGCGAGCGGGTCGAGACCCTGCGCGCCGAGCTGCTCGAGCTCGAGCAGGCGCAGACCCTGCCCCAGGGCTCGGCCGGCGAGGGCGGGATCGCCGCCGCGGGCCTGCAGGTCGGCGCCGCCGCCGTCCAGGGCCCGGGGGTGCTCATCACCCTCCAGGACGCCGTCCCGGAGGCCGCCGGGCCGGGGGAGCGGCCCCGTGCCGAGCGGGTCAACGCCCGGGACATCCAGCTCGTCGTCAACAGGCTGTGGAGCGCGGGCGCCGAGGCGATCTCGGTCAACGGCCACCGCCTCACGAGCACCTCGGCGATCCGCTACGCCGGCGAGGCGATCATCGTCGACTTCCGCGGCCTGGCGCCGCCCTACGAGATCCGCGCCATCGGCGACCCGGAGCGGCTGGCCGAGGAGACGTCGCGCGGCATGACGGGGGCCTACCTGTCCGAGCTGCGCTCCCAGCTCGGCATCCGCTCCGAGGTCGGCGCCCAGGAGCAGATCACCATCGGCGCCGCCGAGCGGCTCACCACCCGCGTCGGCCGCGTGCCGGAGCAGCAGACCTCGGAGGACACCCGATGA
- a CDS encoding DUF881 domain-containing protein: MTDTDRAGPRNRLHLPRRHHGPRVTTDQARSRLRSLATGARPSRGQVVAAMLLALLGIALVAQVRSTDEAGLRQLRQAELVALLDNVTGRVDALQQEVVQLEADRLRLQGEQGGEAAAVAAAERLESYAILAGTVPVQGPGVTIYVNDPEGGVTQTMMLDAIQELRDAGAEAIQIGAERVVASTWVGTDAEGRVTLDGAPLVPPYRIVAIGDSHTLAAAMAIPGGFSDSLRGVGATVNVVEDDDLLVDALHPAQEPRYARPVPSAPE; encoded by the coding sequence ATGACGGACACCGACCGAGCGGGCCCCCGGAACCGTCTCCACCTGCCCCGGCGCCACCACGGACCACGGGTCACGACGGACCAGGCGCGCAGCCGGCTGCGCAGCCTCGCGACGGGCGCACGACCCAGCCGCGGGCAGGTCGTCGCGGCGATGCTGCTCGCGCTGCTGGGCATCGCCCTGGTCGCGCAGGTGCGCAGCACCGACGAGGCCGGCCTGCGCCAGCTGCGGCAGGCCGAGCTGGTGGCGCTTCTCGACAACGTCACGGGGCGTGTCGACGCGCTCCAGCAGGAGGTCGTCCAGCTCGAGGCCGACCGGCTCCGCCTCCAGGGCGAGCAGGGCGGGGAGGCCGCGGCGGTCGCCGCGGCCGAGCGCCTGGAGTCCTACGCCATCCTGGCGGGCACCGTGCCGGTCCAGGGCCCGGGCGTGACGATCTACGTCAACGACCCCGAGGGCGGGGTGACCCAGACGATGATGCTCGACGCCATCCAGGAGCTGCGCGACGCCGGTGCCGAGGCGATCCAGATCGGTGCGGAGCGGGTGGTGGCCTCCACGTGGGTCGGCACCGACGCCGAGGGACGCGTCACCCTCGACGGCGCGCCCCTGGTGCCGCCCTACCGGATCGTGGCGATCGGCGACTCGCACACGCTCGCGGCGGCCATGGCGATCCCCGGCGGCTTCTCCGACAGCCTCCGCGGGGTGGGAGCGACGGTCAACGTCGTCGAGGACGACGACCTCCTCGTGGATGCGTTGCACCCGGCGCAGGAGCCCCGTTACGCTCGGCCCGTCCCGTCAGCCCCCGAGTAG
- a CDS encoding MerR family transcriptional regulator has translation MTSTARAETSGARGISIGAVLRELQPDFPDLTISKIRYLETEGLISPERRSSGYRLFSEADIARLRFILTAQRDRFWPLKVIKDALDRLDRGLDVPELARPAGEGEPAGEPAREEGGAVVTDLSAAALRRRRAIRLSPAELRERTGLDRAAYGQLKAFGLLRTDSSGRHHADDLDVATAAASLARYGLEARHLRSFRIGADRELGIAQQILEPLRRRQARGAAGPDPEQAEAELLSTMLSLHVALVRSGLSQGH, from the coding sequence GTGACCTCGACCGCACGCGCCGAGACCTCCGGCGCACGGGGGATCTCGATCGGGGCCGTGCTGCGCGAGCTGCAGCCCGACTTCCCCGACCTGACGATCTCCAAGATCCGCTACCTGGAGACCGAGGGGCTCATCAGCCCCGAGCGCCGTTCCTCGGGCTACCGCCTCTTCTCCGAGGCCGACATCGCCCGGCTGCGGTTCATCCTCACCGCCCAGCGCGACCGGTTCTGGCCGCTCAAGGTCATCAAGGACGCCCTGGACCGGCTCGACCGCGGCCTCGACGTGCCCGAGCTGGCCCGGCCCGCGGGGGAGGGTGAGCCGGCCGGCGAGCCCGCCCGCGAGGAGGGCGGCGCGGTCGTCACCGACCTCAGCGCCGCCGCGCTGCGGCGTCGCCGCGCGATCCGGCTGTCCCCGGCCGAGCTGCGCGAGCGCACCGGCCTGGACCGGGCCGCCTACGGCCAGCTCAAGGCCTTCGGCCTGCTGCGCACCGACTCCAGCGGCCGGCACCACGCCGACGACCTCGACGTCGCGACCGCGGCCGCCTCGCTGGCCCGCTACGGCCTCGAGGCCCGGCACCTGCGCTCCTTCCGGATCGGCGCCGACCGCGAGCTCGGCATCGCCCAGCAGATCCTCGAGCCGTTGCGTCGGCGCCAGGCGCGCGGCGCCGCCGGGCCCGACCCCGAGCAGGCCGAGGCCGAGCTGCTCTCGACGATGCTCTCGCTGCACGTCGCCCTCGTGAGGTCCGGTCTCTCCCAGGGGCACTGA
- the gcvH gene encoding glycine cleavage system protein GcvH translates to MSTLNYPEDLRYTTDHEWVRDQGDGVVRVGITAYAQDALGDVVYVSLPAVGDTVAVGDSVGEVESTKSVSDIYAPVAGEITAVNEALDATPELINSDSYGEGWMYEVKLSDAAALEGLMDSAAYQASLD, encoded by the coding sequence ATGAGCACCCTGAACTACCCCGAGGACCTTCGTTACACCACCGACCACGAGTGGGTGCGCGACCAGGGCGACGGGGTGGTGCGCGTCGGCATCACCGCCTACGCGCAGGACGCCCTCGGTGACGTCGTCTACGTCTCGCTGCCGGCCGTCGGCGACACCGTGGCCGTGGGCGACTCGGTCGGCGAGGTCGAGTCGACCAAGTCGGTGAGCGACATCTACGCTCCCGTCGCCGGCGAGATCACCGCCGTCAACGAGGCCCTCGACGCGACGCCCGAGCTGATCAACTCCGACAGCTACGGCGAGGGCTGGATGTACGAGGTCAAGCTCTCCGACGCCGCCGCCCTCGAGGGCCTCATGGACTCCGCCGCCTACCAGGCGTCGCTGGACTGA
- a CDS encoding bifunctional nuclease family protein: MRELDVLGVRVEMPTNSPIVLLREREGQRYVPIWIGAPEATAIAYAQQGVEPPRPLTHDLMVTIITELGHRLTAVHITEVRENTFMAELHFDGGTVISARPSDAIALALRAATPILATEELLDEVGVTMAVEEEDEVQRFREFLDNVSAEDFEE, from the coding sequence GTGAGAGAGCTCGACGTCCTGGGTGTCCGGGTCGAGATGCCGACCAACAGCCCGATCGTGCTGCTGCGCGAGCGCGAGGGCCAGCGCTACGTGCCCATCTGGATCGGTGCTCCGGAGGCGACCGCGATCGCCTACGCCCAGCAGGGCGTCGAGCCGCCGCGTCCGCTCACCCACGACCTGATGGTCACGATCATCACCGAGCTGGGCCACCGCCTGACGGCCGTGCACATCACCGAGGTGCGCGAGAACACGTTCATGGCCGAGCTCCACTTCGACGGCGGCACGGTCATCTCGGCCCGCCCCAGCGACGCCATCGCGCTGGCCCTGCGGGCGGCGACCCCGATCCTGGCGACCGAGGAGCTGCTCGACGAGGTGGGCGTCACGATGGCGGTCGAGGAGGAGGACGAGGTGCAGCGCTTTCGCGAGTTCCTCGACAACGTCTCCGCCGAGGACTTCGAGGAGTAG
- the der gene encoding ribosome biogenesis GTPase Der — protein sequence MSESWENEDDGVEVEWTGGADPTVDVEPTEEELQLERALKAGLSEFELSDEDLELVETGQLPEGDLDEAETRPVVAVVGRPNVGKSSMVNRILGRREAVVEDVPGVTRDRVAYDADWSGRRFTLVDTGGWEVDATGIHLRVAEQAEVAVDLADAVLFIVDATVGATDTDEQVVRLLRRSGKPVILIANKVDDQRVEADAAMLWSLGLGQPWPVSALHGRGVGDALDALLDVLPDTTSVPGAYPRGGPRRVALLGRPNVGKSSLLNKLAGSERVVVDNVAGTTRDPVDELIELGGRPWRFVDTAGIRRRVHQTRGADFYASLRTQTALEKAEVAVVLVDVSEPLTEQDIRVVQQVVDSGRALVLAFNKWDTIDEERRYYLEREIERDLVQMQWAPRVNISAATGRNVAKLVPALETALASWDRRIPTSRLNAFLGEVVAAHPHPVRSGKQPRILFATQADTRPPKFVIFASGFLEAGYRRFLERRLREEFGFEGTPIEISVRVREKRSRR from the coding sequence ATGAGCGAGTCCTGGGAGAACGAGGACGACGGCGTCGAGGTCGAGTGGACCGGCGGCGCCGACCCCACCGTCGACGTCGAGCCGACGGAGGAGGAGCTTCAGCTCGAGCGCGCGCTCAAGGCAGGTCTGTCCGAGTTCGAGCTGTCCGACGAGGACCTCGAGCTGGTCGAGACCGGGCAGCTGCCCGAGGGCGACCTGGACGAGGCCGAGACGCGTCCCGTCGTGGCCGTCGTCGGCCGCCCCAACGTGGGCAAGTCGAGCATGGTCAACCGCATCCTGGGCCGCCGTGAGGCGGTCGTCGAGGACGTGCCCGGGGTGACCCGTGACCGCGTCGCCTACGACGCGGACTGGTCGGGCCGGCGCTTCACCCTGGTCGACACCGGTGGTTGGGAGGTGGACGCCACCGGCATCCACCTGCGGGTCGCCGAGCAGGCCGAGGTGGCCGTCGACCTGGCCGACGCGGTGCTCTTCATCGTGGACGCCACGGTCGGGGCCACCGACACCGACGAGCAGGTCGTCCGGCTGCTGCGCCGCTCGGGCAAGCCGGTGATCCTCATCGCCAACAAGGTCGACGACCAGCGGGTCGAGGCCGATGCGGCGATGCTGTGGTCGCTGGGCCTGGGCCAGCCGTGGCCGGTGTCCGCGCTGCACGGGCGGGGTGTCGGCGACGCCCTCGACGCGCTGCTGGACGTGCTGCCCGACACGACGTCGGTCCCCGGGGCCTACCCCCGCGGCGGGCCCCGCAGGGTGGCCCTGCTGGGCCGACCCAACGTCGGCAAGTCCTCGCTGCTCAACAAGCTGGCCGGGTCCGAGCGCGTCGTCGTCGACAACGTCGCCGGCACCACCCGAGACCCGGTCGACGAGCTCATCGAGCTCGGCGGGCGGCCGTGGCGCTTCGTCGACACCGCCGGCATCCGGCGGCGCGTGCACCAGACCCGCGGCGCCGACTTCTACGCCTCGCTGCGCACGCAGACGGCGCTGGAGAAGGCCGAGGTGGCCGTCGTGCTCGTCGACGTCTCCGAGCCGCTGACCGAGCAGGACATCCGCGTCGTGCAGCAGGTCGTCGACTCCGGCCGGGCGCTGGTCCTCGCGTTCAACAAGTGGGACACCATCGACGAGGAGCGGCGCTACTACCTCGAGCGCGAGATCGAGCGCGACCTCGTGCAGATGCAGTGGGCCCCCCGGGTCAACATCTCGGCCGCCACGGGTCGCAACGTCGCCAAGCTGGTGCCCGCCCTGGAGACCGCTCTGGCCTCCTGGGACCGCCGCATCCCGACGTCGCGCCTCAACGCCTTCCTGGGCGAGGTCGTCGCGGCGCACCCCCACCCGGTGCGCAGCGGCAAGCAGCCGCGGATCCTCTTCGCGACGCAGGCCGACACCCGCCCGCCGAAGTTCGTGATCTTCGCCTCGGGCTTCCTGGAGGCCGGCTACCGCCGCTTCCTCGAGCGCCGGCTGCGCGAGGAGTTCGGCTTCGAGGGCACGCCGATCGAGATCTCCGTGCGGGTGCGCGAGAAGCGCTCCCGGCGCTGA
- a CDS encoding sulfurtransferase → MSLPHDTDPKLAAYAHPERLVTTAWLAEHLGDEGLVVLESDEDVLLYDTGHIPGALKLDWHTDLNDPLTRDYVDGERFAQVMGSRGISRDTTVVIYGDKSNWWAAYALWVMTLFGHEDVRLLDGGRAAWIAEGRELTTEVPTPQSVDYPVVERDDTTVRAFKDDVLAHIGQPMVDVRSPGEYSGELLHMPDYPQEGAMRGGHIPGARSVPWARAANEDGTFRSREELEAIYLQEQGLQPSDDVVAYCRIGERSSHTWFVLTHLLGFEKVRNYDGSWTEWGNSVGVPVER, encoded by the coding sequence ATGAGCCTGCCGCACGACACCGACCCCAAGCTGGCCGCCTACGCCCACCCGGAGCGGCTGGTGACGACCGCATGGCTGGCCGAGCACCTCGGCGACGAGGGCCTGGTCGTCCTCGAGTCCGACGAGGACGTCCTGCTCTACGACACCGGGCACATCCCGGGCGCCCTCAAGCTCGACTGGCACACCGACCTCAACGACCCGCTGACGCGCGACTACGTCGACGGCGAGCGCTTCGCCCAGGTCATGGGCTCCCGCGGCATCTCCCGCGACACCACCGTGGTGATCTACGGCGACAAGTCCAACTGGTGGGCCGCCTACGCCCTCTGGGTGATGACCCTCTTCGGCCACGAGGACGTCCGGCTGCTCGACGGCGGCCGCGCCGCGTGGATCGCCGAGGGTCGCGAGCTGACGACCGAGGTCCCCACCCCGCAGTCCGTCGACTACCCCGTCGTGGAGCGCGACGACACCACCGTGCGCGCCTTCAAGGATGACGTGCTGGCCCACATCGGCCAGCCGATGGTCGACGTGCGCAGCCCGGGGGAGTACTCCGGCGAGCTGCTCCACATGCCCGACTACCCCCAGGAGGGCGCCATGCGCGGCGGCCACATCCCGGGCGCGAGGTCGGTGCCGTGGGCCCGGGCGGCCAACGAGGACGGCACCTTCCGCAGCCGCGAGGAGCTGGAGGCCATCTACCTGCAGGAGCAGGGGCTGCAGCCCTCCGACGACGTCGTGGCCTACTGCCGCATCGGCGAGCGCTCGAGCCACACCTGGTTCGTGCTGACCCACCTGCTCGGCTTCGAGAAGGTCCGCAACTACGACGGCAGCTGGACCGAGTGGGGCAACTCCGTCGGCGTGCCGGTGGAGCGGTGA